The following coding sequences lie in one Apium graveolens cultivar Ventura chromosome 1, ASM990537v1, whole genome shotgun sequence genomic window:
- the LOC141720585 gene encoding WAT1-related protein At1g25270-like isoform X2 yields the protein MKNISNVIEGLKPTILMVIAETILGASNVLFKLASNDGADLRILVAYRFLFASAFLVPVALVVERRPKLTWKVIWQSLLCAFVGGSVVQNLFVLSLVLTSATFTTAITNLVTAITFILAISFRLEKLNFDKASGKAKVMGTLLSLAGGMVLTLYKGPNLTRWNFHLNLVNQRDHHSGFVVGTHSSMIPGVCAALATVTCYALWMILQAKIAEHYPCPYSSTALMVTMTSIQCTLYSLCVQRDWSQWKLGWNIRLLTAAYSGVMATGVMFTLFAWCVRMRGPLFVSAFNPLMVVIVALAGPVVLNETLHLGSMLGGITIICGLYVLLWGKARELKGKAQSEISSKDSTKPVNIMLATSSSGASENHKYVDHNNSTLKGATLHRASVANADDESDEITIAEEQVN from the exons ATGAAGAACATAAGTAACGTGATTGAGGGCTTGAAGCCTACCATACTAATGGTGATTGCTGAAACCATTCTGGGTGCAAGTAATGTGTTGTTCAAACTGGCCTCAAACGACGGCGCCGACTTGAGAATTCTGGTCGCTTATCGCTTCTTATTTGCTTCTGCATTCCTGGTTCCAGTTGCACTAGTTGTCGAAAG AAGGCCAAAGTTGACATGGAAGGTGATTTGGCAATCACTGTTATGTGCGTTCGTAGG AGGATCAGTGGTACAAAACTTGTTTGTTTTGAGCTTGGTCTTAACATCAGCAACATTTACCACTGCAATCACCAATCTTGTTACTGCCATTACCTTCATCCTAGCTATCTCCTTCAG GCTGGAGAAACTAAACTTTGATAAAGCATCAGGAAAAGCAAAGGTGATGGGAACACTTCTGAGTCTAGCTGGAGGAATGGTTCTTACGTTATACAAAGGCCCAAATTTAACTAGGTGGAATTTTCATCTTAACCTTGTCAATCAGCGCGATCATCATAGTGGATTCGTGGTAGGAACCCACTCGAGCATGATACCGGGTGTTTGTGCTGCTCTTGCTACTGTTACATGCTATGCACTTTGGATGATTCTTCAG GCAAAGATTGCAGAGCATTACCCTTGTCCCTACTCCAGTACAGCCCTGATGGTTACCATGACATCAATTCAATGCACACTATATTCCTTATGCGTGCAAAGAGACTGGAGCCAATGGAAGTTGGGATGGAACATCAGACTCCTCACCGCTGCTTATTCG GGAGTGATGGCTACAGGAGTGATGTTTACACTTTTCGCATGGTGCGTACGCATGAGAGGTCCTTTATTTGTATCGGCTTTTAACCCTTTGATGGTTGTGATTGTTGCTCTAGCTGGACCAGTGGTACTGAATGAGACTCTACATCTGGGAAG TATGCTTGGAGGAATAACAATAATATGTGGATTATATGTTCTGCTTTGGGGAAAAGCGAGGGAACTGAAGGGGAAGGCTCAATCTGAAATAAGCTCTAAAGATTCAACAAAACCGGTCAATATCATGTTAGCTACTTCATCATCAGGAGCATCAGAAAACCATAAATACGTTGATCATAACAACAGTACTCTGAAAGGGGCCACCCTGCACCGTGCTTCAGTGGCAAATGCTGATGACGAATCTGATGAAATTACGATTGCTGAGGAACAAGTTAATTAA
- the LOC141720585 gene encoding WAT1-related protein At1g25270-like isoform X1, whose amino-acid sequence MKNISNVIEGLKPTILMVIAETILGASNVLFKLASNDGADLRILVAYRFLFASAFLVPVALVVERNRRPKLTWKVIWQSLLCAFVGGSVVQNLFVLSLVLTSATFTTAITNLVTAITFILAISFRLEKLNFDKASGKAKVMGTLLSLAGGMVLTLYKGPNLTRWNFHLNLVNQRDHHSGFVVGTHSSMIPGVCAALATVTCYALWMILQAKIAEHYPCPYSSTALMVTMTSIQCTLYSLCVQRDWSQWKLGWNIRLLTAAYSGVMATGVMFTLFAWCVRMRGPLFVSAFNPLMVVIVALAGPVVLNETLHLGSMLGGITIICGLYVLLWGKARELKGKAQSEISSKDSTKPVNIMLATSSSGASENHKYVDHNNSTLKGATLHRASVANADDESDEITIAEEQVN is encoded by the exons ATGAAGAACATAAGTAACGTGATTGAGGGCTTGAAGCCTACCATACTAATGGTGATTGCTGAAACCATTCTGGGTGCAAGTAATGTGTTGTTCAAACTGGCCTCAAACGACGGCGCCGACTTGAGAATTCTGGTCGCTTATCGCTTCTTATTTGCTTCTGCATTCCTGGTTCCAGTTGCACTAGTTGTCGAAAG AAACAGAAGGCCAAAGTTGACATGGAAGGTGATTTGGCAATCACTGTTATGTGCGTTCGTAGG AGGATCAGTGGTACAAAACTTGTTTGTTTTGAGCTTGGTCTTAACATCAGCAACATTTACCACTGCAATCACCAATCTTGTTACTGCCATTACCTTCATCCTAGCTATCTCCTTCAG GCTGGAGAAACTAAACTTTGATAAAGCATCAGGAAAAGCAAAGGTGATGGGAACACTTCTGAGTCTAGCTGGAGGAATGGTTCTTACGTTATACAAAGGCCCAAATTTAACTAGGTGGAATTTTCATCTTAACCTTGTCAATCAGCGCGATCATCATAGTGGATTCGTGGTAGGAACCCACTCGAGCATGATACCGGGTGTTTGTGCTGCTCTTGCTACTGTTACATGCTATGCACTTTGGATGATTCTTCAG GCAAAGATTGCAGAGCATTACCCTTGTCCCTACTCCAGTACAGCCCTGATGGTTACCATGACATCAATTCAATGCACACTATATTCCTTATGCGTGCAAAGAGACTGGAGCCAATGGAAGTTGGGATGGAACATCAGACTCCTCACCGCTGCTTATTCG GGAGTGATGGCTACAGGAGTGATGTTTACACTTTTCGCATGGTGCGTACGCATGAGAGGTCCTTTATTTGTATCGGCTTTTAACCCTTTGATGGTTGTGATTGTTGCTCTAGCTGGACCAGTGGTACTGAATGAGACTCTACATCTGGGAAG TATGCTTGGAGGAATAACAATAATATGTGGATTATATGTTCTGCTTTGGGGAAAAGCGAGGGAACTGAAGGGGAAGGCTCAATCTGAAATAAGCTCTAAAGATTCAACAAAACCGGTCAATATCATGTTAGCTACTTCATCATCAGGAGCATCAGAAAACCATAAATACGTTGATCATAACAACAGTACTCTGAAAGGGGCCACCCTGCACCGTGCTTCAGTGGCAAATGCTGATGACGAATCTGATGAAATTACGATTGCTGAGGAACAAGTTAATTAA